A portion of the Fulvia fulva chromosome 1, complete sequence genome contains these proteins:
- a CDS encoding Pre-mRNA-processing factor 17: MSLVPARNGANGPPTRAADLHSDKQFKTSTKGKVPTGYAEEIAISEQSFRNLHREVQQSNAAGKKRKRETKGDSSVVFGAGAYKGPWAKYEERRTDSDSGEEVEVSDDDASDEEVVYEEDAIAANPTRGTLAGTGYSQVSAEKETSTYDAVQRPERDYQNRSYMHVPRDLDVDLTSDFENLNLKCYHPKKLIHTFTSQPAKNAHEKALASLKFFPGSGHLLLSAASDGKVKLWDVYHDRELLRSYNGHTKPVVETDFTPDGTKFITASYDKQMKVWDTETGACLGRYSTGHTPHTVRWQPDDPSGHEFLAGMHDKKIVQMDTRLPADGEKKNPVQEYDHHLGPVNTITFTDENRRFITTSDDKSLRAWEYNIPVPIKFIAEADMFAMVKAAPHPSKNSVLMQTGNNTISVYSTGEKIKLNRKKDFRGHNNVGYAIDVGVSPDGGIVCSGDSGGFVCFWDWKSCKMWHKIKASDSAVIAVAWHPRESSKVVTGDLNGAIKYWD; encoded by the coding sequence ATGTCGCTCGTACCAGCACGAAACGGCGCCAACGGCCCACCAACGCGCGCGGCCGATCTCCACTCGGACAAGCAGTTCAAAACCTCTACCAAAGGCAAGGTACCGACTGGATACGCCGAAGAGATCGCCATATCAGAACAGAGCTTTCGCAACCTTCACCGAGAAGTGCAACAATCGAACGCAGCCGGCAAGAAGCGCAAGCGAGAGACCAAGGGCGACAGCAGCGTTGTCTTTGGAGCGGGCGCATACAAGGGTCCTTGGGCAAAGTACGAAGAGCGTCGCACAGACAGCGACAGTGGTGAAGAAGTAGAGGTGTCAGACGACGATGCAAGTGATGAAGAGGTGGTCTATGAAGAAGATGCGATCGCGGCCAATCCCACACGCGGCACCCTCGCAGGAACAGGCTACAGCCAAGTATCGGCAGAGAAAGAGACGTCTACCTACGATGCGGTTCAGCGCCCCGAGAGAGATTACCAAAACCGGTCATATATGCACGTTCCGCGAGATCTGGATGTGGACCTCACCTCGGACTTTGAGAATCTCAACTTGAAGTGCTACCATCCAAAGAAGCTCATACACACTTTCACGTCACAGCCAGCGAAGAATGCGCACGAGAAGGCACTTGCCTCCTTGAAGTTCTTCCCTGGGTCAGGTCATCTACTGCTGAGTGCAGCATCGGACGGAAAGGTCAAGCTCTGGGATGTCTATCACGATCGCGAGCTACTCCGCTCCTACAACGGCCACACCAAACCCGTCGTCGAGACCGACTTCACACCCGACGGCACCAAATTCATCACCGCTTCCTACGACAAGCAGATGAAAGTCTGGGACACCGAGACCGGCGCCTGCCTCGGCCGCTACAGCACCGGCCACACACCCCACACAGTCCGCTGGCAACCCGATGACCCATCCGGCCACGAGTTCCTCGCCGGCATGCACGACAAGAAAATTGTCCAGATGGACACGCGCCTCCCCGCAGACGGCGAGAAGAAGAACCCAGTCCAGGAATACGACCACCATCTTGGTCCTGTGAATACTATCACCTTCACAGACGAGAACCGCCGCTTCATCACAACCTCCGACGACAAGAGCTTACGCGCCTGGGAATACAACATCCCCGTCCCGATCAAATTCATCGCAGAGGCGGACATGTTCGCCATGGTCAAGGCAGCGCCGCACCCAAGCAAGAACAGCGTCCTTATGCAAACCGGCAATAACACCATCTCCGTCTACAGCACTGGCGAGAAGATCAAACTGAACAGGAAGAAAGACTTCCGCGGGCACAACAATGTGGGTTATGCCATTGATGTGGGTGTATCTCCTGATGGCGGGATTGTGTGTTCCGGGGACAGTGGGGGGTTTGTATGTTTCTGGGATTGGAAGAGTTGTAAGATGTGGCATAAGATTAAGGCGAGTGATAGTGCGGTTATTGCGGTGGCGTGGCATCCGAGGGAGTCGAGTAAGGTTGTTACGGGGGATCTTAATGGGGCGATCAAGTATTGGGATTGA